The Streptococcus sp. DTU_2020_1001019_1_SI_AUS_MUR_006 sequence CTTTTTTTGGGAGTCAATGCAAAAATCTGCTACGCTTAAAATTTTTAAGAAAATGCTTGCAAAAATAAAAAAGAAAGTGTATTATGTAACTAATACAACAATAAAAGATTTTAGCAAATGTTTTTGGATAATGAGAAATCAATTGTCCATTTTTAGGATGTGTGCTATAATCTTAACATATATATTTATAAAAGGGGTATTGCTATGAAAAGAAAGTCAAAAGCTAAGAAATGGCCTTTATTTACTGCTATTGGAGTTGCATCAGTACTTGTAGTGGGAGCAGCAGCTGTTCTTCTACTGAGACAACCAAATCAAGCTGCAACAAAAGATGAAACTGCTAAGATTGTCCTTGCCAAAGAGGGGTCTGTGGCATCTTCAGTTCTTTTATCTGGTACCGTAACAGCTCAGAATGAACAATACATCTATTATGATGCCAGCAAGGGTGACTTGGATGAGGTCTTGGTTTCTGTTGGTGATCAGGTCAGCGAAGGACAGGCTCTCGTTAAGTATAGTAGCACAGAAGCCCAGGCTGCCTATGATGCTGCCAGTCGTGCTGTTGCTAAAGCTGATCGTCATATCAATGAACTGAATGAGTCTCGAAATACCGCTGCAGCAACACCTAGCCTTCCGCAAGCAGGTCTAGAAGGAGCAACTGGACAAGCGCCAGCTCAGTCATCCGGTTCTGCTACAGCTGCTATTGATTCTCAAATCAGCGATGCTCGTGATGTGCGTGCAGATGCAGAAGCGCAACTCGAAAAAGCTCAAGCCCAGTTGAATGCAGCTACGGTTTTGAGTACGGTAGAAGGAACAGTTGTAGAAGTAAATCGTAATGTTTCAAAATCTCCAACAGGAAATAGTCAAGTTTTGATTCATATCGTAAGTAACGATAACTTGCAGGTCAAGGGAGAGCTTTCTGAGTACAACCTTGCCAATCTATCTGTAGGCCAAGAAGTCACTTTCACTTCCAAGGTTTACCCAGATAAAACTTGGAATGGTAAGATTAGCTATATTTCAAATTATCCAAAAAATAACAGTGAAGCAAGCAGTAGCTTAGCTGGTTCAAACACAGGTTCTAAATATCCATATACCGTCGATGTAACAAGTGAAATTGGTGATTTGAAACAGGGATTTACAGTCAGTGTTGAAGTGAAAAGCACTAGCAAAGCACTAATTGTTCCGATCACCAGCGTAGTCATGGAAGAAGATAAAAACTATGTTTGGATTCTTGATGAAAATCAAAAGGCCAAAAAAGTTGAAGTTGGTTTGGGCAATGCAGATGCAGAAAATCAAGAAATCACATCTGGTCTGACAGATGGAGCAAAAGTCATCAGTAATCCGACAGCTTCCTTGCAAGAAGGAAAAGAGGTGAAGACTGATGAAGCAACTAATTAGCCTCAAAAATATCTGTCGTAGCTATCGCAATGGTGATCAAGAACTACTAGTCCTCAAGAATATTAACCTAGAAGTTCATGAGGGAGAATTTGTAGCAATCATGGGACCATCTGGTTCTGGGAAATCTACCCTTATGAATACCATTGGGATGTTAGATACCCCTACAAGTGGTCAGTATTTTCTAGATGGCAAAGAAGTAGCTGGTTTGGGTGAAAAACAATTAGCCAAGGTTCGAAATCAGGAAATCGGCTTCGTCTTTCAACAATTCTTTCTCTTGTCCAAGCTCAATGCACTTCAAAATGTAGAACTTCCCTTGATTTATGCAGGAGTTGCTGCATCAAAACGTCGCAAATTAGCAGAAGAGTATCTGGAAAAGGTTGAACTGACCGAGCGTAGCCATCATTTACCTTCGGAGTTGTCAGGTGGTCAGAAGCAAAGGGTTGCCATTGCGCGTGCATTGGTCAACAATCCTTCAATCATCTTGGCAGATGAGCCTACTGGAGCTTTGGATACTAAAACTGGAAATCAGATCATGCAACTCTTAGTTGAATTAAACAAAGAAGGAAAAACCATCATTATGGTTACGCATGAGCCTGAAATCGCTGCTTACGCCAAGCGTCAGATTGTCATTCGTGATGGCGTCATTTCATCTGATAGTGGTCTCGTAGAAAAGGAGGAAAACTAAGATGCAGAATCTGAAATTTGCCTTTTCATCCATTATGGCCCACAAGATGCGTTCTTTCCTGACCATGATTGGTATTATCATCGGTGTTTCCTCAGTTGTTGTGATCATGGCCTTAGGTGACTCTATGTCTCGTCAGGTCAATAAAAATATGACCAAGTCCCAGAAAGATATCCATGTCTTTTTCTCACCTACAAAGAGTAAGGACGGTTCCTTTACACAAAGACAATCTGCATTGACCTTGTCTGGTGGTCGAGAAGAAGATTTTGTTGAACCACCAAAACCTCAAGAAGCATGGGTCAAGGAAGCTGCTAAGCTCAAGGGAGTGGATAGCTACTATGTGACCAACTCAGCCAATGTGACCTTGACTTATAAGGATAAAAAGGTCGAACACGCTAACATGACGGGTGGGAATGTCACCTATATGGATGCGGTTGAAAATAAAATCATTGCAGGTCGTGGCCTTAGAGCGCAAGATTATAAGGATTTCGCAAGTGTGATCATCCTAGATGAAGAACTAGCCAATAGCCTTTTTGGTTCATCACAAGAAGCTCTCAACCAAATTGTTGAAGTAAATGAAATCAGTTACCGTGTTATTGGTGTTTATGCAAGTAAAGAGGCTAAGGCTGCGAAAACATTTGGAGTCGGAGGACTACCAATCACGACCAATATTTCCTTAGCAGCTAATTTTAACACAGATGAGATTTCAAATATTGTCTTCCGTGTCAATGATACTAGCTTAACCCAGACTTTAGGACCAGAGTTGGCAAGAAGAATGACAGAGATTGCAGGTCTTCAACAAGGGGAATATCAAGTTGCAGATGCGTCTGCTGCCTTCCAAGAAGTTCAACAACTCTTTGGCTTCATAACAACGATTATTAGTGCTATTGCTGGGATTTCCCTCTTTGTTGGTGGTACCGGTGTTATGAACATTATGCTTGTTTCGGTGACAGAGCGTACCCGTGAGATTGGTCTACGTAAAGCACTAGGAGCAACACGGGCTAATATACTGGTTCAATTCTTGATTGAATCCATGATTTTAACCTTATTAGGTGGGGTCATCGGTCTTCTGCTTGCTGCAGGGGTGACCATGCTTGCAGGAGTTCTTCTTCAAAATATGATTGCAGGAATCGAAGTTGGCGTATCCATCCCAATCGCTCTCTTTAGTTTAGCGGTCTCAGCTGGCATCGGTATGATTTTCGGAGTTCTACCAGCCAATAAAGCTTCTAAGCTAGATCCGATTGAAGCTCTTCGCTATGAATAAGATAATCAACAGGAAAAACAAGATGGACATCAGTCTGTCTTGTTTTTGTATGGATTTCCTTATCGAAAATCATCAAAATATGATATAATGAAGTGTTAGAAAAACAGGTTTCATTAGCCTGGAAAGGAAATATTATGTCTGAAAAGAATTTTTATATAACAACACCGATTTACTATCCATCTGGTAAACTTCATATCGGTTCTGCCTACACTACCATCGCTTGTGATGTCTTAGCTCGC is a genomic window containing:
- a CDS encoding efflux RND transporter periplasmic adaptor subunit, whose amino-acid sequence is MKRKSKAKKWPLFTAIGVASVLVVGAAAVLLLRQPNQAATKDETAKIVLAKEGSVASSVLLSGTVTAQNEQYIYYDASKGDLDEVLVSVGDQVSEGQALVKYSSTEAQAAYDAASRAVAKADRHINELNESRNTAAATPSLPQAGLEGATGQAPAQSSGSATAAIDSQISDARDVRADAEAQLEKAQAQLNAATVLSTVEGTVVEVNRNVSKSPTGNSQVLIHIVSNDNLQVKGELSEYNLANLSVGQEVTFTSKVYPDKTWNGKISYISNYPKNNSEASSSLAGSNTGSKYPYTVDVTSEIGDLKQGFTVSVEVKSTSKALIVPITSVVMEEDKNYVWILDENQKAKKVEVGLGNADAENQEITSGLTDGAKVISNPTASLQEGKEVKTDEATN
- a CDS encoding ABC transporter ATP-binding protein, translated to MKQLISLKNICRSYRNGDQELLVLKNINLEVHEGEFVAIMGPSGSGKSTLMNTIGMLDTPTSGQYFLDGKEVAGLGEKQLAKVRNQEIGFVFQQFFLLSKLNALQNVELPLIYAGVAASKRRKLAEEYLEKVELTERSHHLPSELSGGQKQRVAIARALVNNPSIILADEPTGALDTKTGNQIMQLLVELNKEGKTIIMVTHEPEIAAYAKRQIVIRDGVISSDSGLVEKEEN
- a CDS encoding ABC transporter permease; the encoded protein is MQNLKFAFSSIMAHKMRSFLTMIGIIIGVSSVVVIMALGDSMSRQVNKNMTKSQKDIHVFFSPTKSKDGSFTQRQSALTLSGGREEDFVEPPKPQEAWVKEAAKLKGVDSYYVTNSANVTLTYKDKKVEHANMTGGNVTYMDAVENKIIAGRGLRAQDYKDFASVIILDEELANSLFGSSQEALNQIVEVNEISYRVIGVYASKEAKAAKTFGVGGLPITTNISLAANFNTDEISNIVFRVNDTSLTQTLGPELARRMTEIAGLQQGEYQVADASAAFQEVQQLFGFITTIISAIAGISLFVGGTGVMNIMLVSVTERTREIGLRKALGATRANILVQFLIESMILTLLGGVIGLLLAAGVTMLAGVLLQNMIAGIEVGVSIPIALFSLAVSAGIGMIFGVLPANKASKLDPIEALRYE